TTATCCCCTAAAccttttcaaacttcaattggtatgttatctagtcctatagatttctcacttttcatctttttgaATGTCATATTACCTTCAAGgactttaattttgcaaataaatccccaatttttagtcttctcatttgtcacttccattgtggtccaccccttcaCCGGACCCCGCATACgagggagctttgtgcaccgggctgcccctTTTTATTTGTCAATCCCAAGTTcaatcttttatttttgtttttgttaaaCAACTTATGAAAGTATCTTCatcacctctcttttatgtcttcttctctagttaagacattatcattcttgtcctttatacagtttatatcatctaaatctttgcattttctttctctaactttaacaagtttataaatatctctttcatttccttttgtaCTAGTCAAGTATGTAAAGTAtgataagctctatgtttagcttcactaatagtctcttttgttttttttcttgcctctttatattttttaagattttctgtATTTTTACAACTTTGTCATactttataccaatttctttttgtctgaACGACCTTTTAAACTTCTTGATCCAATcatcaactttctttactactggagtatctttctttggactcacctaaaataTCTTGTCATCCTTACGATACAGTTAGTGATTTTTttccaaatagtatttgcatcTACTTTATCCCCTACGGTCCAATCACACTATTTCAtaatttatctttgaattttactatattatctcccttcaagctccaccacctagtacttttgtgttgatttatgttacactttctcttaaattttttagtatgtatatataatactagggctctatgttgtgtagccaaactttcgccaaagataaatttacaatccttacatgatagaCAATCCTTGttcctagttaagaagaaatctatttggcttttgtTACGCTCACTCTTGAAAATTATTAAGTattcttctttttttataaaacaagtattcaatataaccaaatcataagacatGGCCAAATCTAAAACTGTATCAAcaacctcatttttatctccatatccatggcctccatgcATCTTCCCAGtctatattatcctttccaatgtgtcaATTTAAATCAGCTCCAatgaatgtcttttcagacaTTGGTATTCCTTGTAAAAaactatccatatctttccacacttgtcttttaagattttttgctaaacctatttggggagcatacaAACTACTGAATTTCACTATCTCTAGGCCTAGAGCTATCCTAATTTTAATGAtcctatttcttattcttttaacATTtgctacattatcttttaggtctttgtctacatTAATTCACACTTTGTTTTTATGTTTCTATTTTTCAGtttaccaaagtttaaatcttgattttttaatttctctagctttcttccctacccatttcgtctcttgaagacaaattaagttaattttatttctaaatattattttattatttttttcatactattgcCCATCagagtccctatattccaagttgctaatctaatcctagtttcttgcACTAACTTCTTAGCCCTTTCCCTTCTATACCGATTCGATCTATTCTCTTGAATGTCAGCTACCTAGCATAGCCCTACTCCTTTATCTTGGTATACTAGTGAGAAAAAAGCACGTGCATTGCATGTGAATATCATGTGtgattaaaattttaacataCAAAAAACTAACATATTGCATAAGTATTAAAAATATgtgaatattaaataatatctttacCTATTGGTCCTTATCTCTCTTTGAACAAGGAGATGAAAATTTGAATCTCCACAAGTATAATTTAGGGAAGAATTCATATGCTTTATATTTAGGGGGCATTGTGAAGGAAATGATAaccaaattaaaataattatgaataaCAAATCCATATACACTGTTTTTccaatgcaaaaaataaaattgatatctgaataaaaaaatttaagtaaaaTCTATGTTTACGTAGCTATATTGATAAAAAGATGAACATATATATctttgtgaaaaatgaaaatacatgAATTTTTGAGGAAACATATTTGAAAGGCATTTCAATGTGAAAAATACACGTCTTTTGACTATTtaactttttaaattttattttaaatttaataaaaataaatattcaaaGTGACATCTCAATGTGAAAATACACGTCTTTTAGttatttaacttttaaaattatattttaaacttaATAAGAATAGATACTCAAACTAAGAGACCCCAATATGAAAATAcatatgtttgtgaaaatacatgTCTCTCTGAAGAGATGTATATGAAGAGGCATCCTAGTGTGAAATACATGCCTTTTGGTTATTTACTTTTTTTagtttataaataataaaaattaatttttaaagagGAGCTGTTTTCTTTGCTTTTATCTCTGGTAGGAGCGATGTCAGATTTTGGAGTTTGGGTAAATCTTTCTTTCCTCACCTAATTAAGGTTCATGTGTCTTTCTCTTTATCGGGTTAAATGGAATGCTAAAGCTCCTTCTAAGATAAAGGTGGCCCTTAGTAGAGTTAACACCAAAAATTTGCTGCAAAGTAGGAGGCCTTCTAAAGCTGTCTCTAGATGTGTCTCATTTGTGGGAGTAGGTCTGAGGACGCTTCTTATTTGTTTCTACACTGTTCATTTGCATGGGGATTGTGGAATACACTATTTTCATTttggagttcttagtgaagtgtgGGTATGCCTGAAGTTGATTGAGCTGCTTTTAACTATTTGTTGGTTTTGAAATGGGTAAATCTGTTGAGAGGCTGTGGAGACATGCTATTTATGCTGTGTTATGGGGAGTTTGGTTGGAAAGGAATTCTAGATTTTTTTCTGGAAAGAGATTGTCAACAGATGTTTGTTGGGACAGGGTGCAGTATTTTGCTTCTCTTTGGGCTTTTAGTGCAGATTGTTTTAGAGGCAGCTGTTTTTGTGATGTTAGCTGAGACTAGGTGGCGATATTAAGTTGATGCCagtcttattttttatttcatgtttGAGGACTTATTGTTCTACTTTTCTATATCTGCTTCTTGTTTCTAGTTTCAATAAAGCTTCTTtttctaaataaaagaaacaaggcATAGGCATAAGGTGAGGCATTTAATCCTTATGAGGCAAGGCTTATCCTTTCGGTGTTGGGGCGCAAACATTTTTGGAATTTTATCATTTAGATAAAAatatggaattaaattaaatatttataaaaataaagaaataaataaaattctaaaaataaaactatatGTAAACTACTTGTTAGCCATTCAAAGTTAAAATATTAAGTTGAACTCATTAAGTAAATCATGCGAAGAGATAATTATAACaaggttcaaattattttcatagGCTTAGATGCAATATTTGAATTCTTTTGGAAAGGTTGAAGTTTGGGAGTTTTAGAGATCAACTTATTAGGTCATTTCTTTCATATTAGCAATTAAAATTTTCTAGTCAAATCAAACTTGAGATTTTCACCCCAAAAATGCATTAATCTCAACTAAAAAGGTGCAAAAGTGcgtgccttttgtacaaatgtATAAGCCTTCGTGTATACGTTGACTTTATtgggattttgtattttatactCAGCCCCAAGGGATCCTGGGCTTCAATTGAGCCTTTAAAACattgttttgtgtgtgtgtgtgtgtgtgagagagagagagagagagagagccccaAGTTCAAAAACTGTTTGTTGGATCAGGTTGGACTGTACCATTGGTCTACCTCTTGGGGGAAAGGGCCCCATGCCAGTAAGCTTGAGGCATAAGAATTCAAGATATACCCAAAAATACATGTAGCCTTTCAGCTATGGTTTTTCTCTGAATTCATTGGACCTGCTCTTGAGGTCATatactttatttttctaatttgtAATTGTGATAAGAGTAATTGAACTGTTTCATAGTTTTTAAGTTGATTTTTGATCATTGACCTTTTCAAATCCATTCTTAGGAGGCTTCAACGAAGTACCCAAAGGCATTGTATCCATGAGGTCCTAAAGTCATTATGTTTGAAAGTCTTGGTGTTCAATTTGTTTCCATTGACAAAAGGGGTTAATGCAGAAATGTGTTTGATGGAACAAAATTTTGGTAGTCCAGAGGAACTTGTCTGTACAAATTAAGAAGCTTAGAGAGGGAAGTTGAGATGCGTGAGAAGTGTGACTATTTTAAGGAACAATATAATATGAATTGAGTGCAATTTAGGAAGCATTGGTTGAGGACAAAGTGAAGTGGTGCTTTGGTTGTGTGATTTGAATCCAGCCAAAGCCAAAGCCAAGGCATTGAGGAATGAAATTGATTTACAGAGGATATGACTGTAGAGCAAGCGAAAAAGGATCCATTTAGCCACTCAAAACTGCTTGAATTGAAGAATTTCAATTTTTTGCAAGTGATAAAGCGACATATAGGTACTTCGGTCATGTGATGCTGACTAGTAAATGTGCAAGACAACAAGTGAACAGAATTGATTTGAGTCAAGCCAAAGGCAAAGCCAAGGCATTGAGAAATGAAATTGATTTTACTGAGGATATGACTGTAGAGCGAGTGAAAAAGGATCTATTTAGCCAATCATAACTGCTTGGAATTTAATAATTTCAACTTTTTGTTTcgttttctttttatgttttaaaaattatGCCAGCAGCTGGTATTTTAGTTTCAATTCTTTAGTTTCATATGAATACCTTCTGAAACCAATTTAAATCTACTTTCTTAAAGTCAGTGACTGAAGCCTTTATTCAAGTTGCTTCTTGAGCATATCAGTCGCTGCATCCAAATTGTGTTGGGAGTAGTGCTTTGGTCAGATAGTAATTATATGGTTCCTTAGTCTATAAACATGGGGCTGGAATTTAGTTACCTGAAATGTGGTATTGGAACCTACACATTAAATTAGTATGTAGAAAGCCTGTAATTTTAGTTTTGGAGTTGTATGCATGATTTTACTGTCACTTCTGATTTTGGCTGCAATGGCAGTGTAATGGGCTCATTTTGGCATATGGTAGAAAGTTTGGAATCAAGACATTAAATATTGGtgaatacaaattaaaaatttatgattGCAACAGAAATAATTTGTGGAAATTCATGCAAGTTGGAAACCATATTAGCATTTTATTCATGTATTATAATGATTTATAATGTAAAATGACTTATTTTAAATTACCTGCTGTTTGATGCTGAGTGCAAAGTGCACCATGCTTATGAAATAAAACAGGTGTCTCATTTAATTGTTTATGTCCTTTTTTTTAACTAGAGAGTCAGCTCGTGAAATTCATTTGAGTGGAAGTACTAAGATCTTTACAGTTTTAAAAGTCGCCAGCTATAATGTGTTCCATATGTAGATAATGTAAAGGCTTTGAAGGCTTTCTTTGCGAGTCTAACATTTTGTTTTCGTATAGAAAAGTAAATAGTTCACTTATTACACTTTGAGAAATCCCTACCtgacttttcatcttttttgagGAGATAATTGTTCACCACATAGCTTCTTGCttccatggtcttaaatttccacgcaattgtcgaaatttccggtttccatcacccttgaaattgaaatggcagtcaatttccatcttgcataatttctgttgaaatctcaacgaatcatctgaattttattgaaatcttgaaattttagcaaaatttgttgaaattttaaccatgcaatgaaatttcctcaaaattcaaatgagagattttcaagtgaagtgaaatttctctcaatttattttatttattttaattgaaacAACATATTATTACAAGGGATgttaaaattatatgaaaaaattacAACAACAtgttatttaaccattcatgtctaaattattattatttgtataataaataatatttaaatgatttatgaatttcatttgtattaactgaatacgTTTAACACGTATTATCTTACAAATACGTTTGATACGCATATtgtattacaacttttccacctcatacataacataaatgtatttaggttgtaatatattagtcctaaaacgtACATTATTATGCCTGTTAGCCATTTCTAAAATCTCACaaaaaattccatgctttactactgatttctgttattttttcaaatcgaaatcgaaatttctgtacttttggaatgctttgaaatttgagtcgaaatcaaaatttaagaccatgctcgTTTCAAACAGCTCAGATCAGGGAAGTGGGGGAATGGATCACTATGGCTGAAAATAGAATACATGTGTGGGAGCGGGGAGGGGGTGATCATCTTTTTATAGATGTTCTTAGAAAACTTCATGGTTCAAAATATGCATAtaattatcaagaaaatatatccCTGTCATTTTCTTTGCATGCTATGGCAGCAGACATCCCTCTGCAGCAGTCCTTGGATGTTTTTCATCTCTTGATTTTGTTTCTGTCTGCAGAATATTATTGGTCAGGAAGCTGGCAAGAGTGTAATTGAGGAATATATGCGACAAAGAGGTCACTTGGATCTCTACAGCAGCACACCAGAGGTTTCAACTTCTAAATTGCATGCATATGTAAAGCCACCTTCAGATGAAAGGTTGGTCACTGGAAGCAAAAAACCATCAAGAACACCCAAAGAAGTTGCTGTATCTCATGATAAGGTAAACCAAGTCTCAAGTGAAACTGGTGACTCAAGAAACTCAAATAAAGGAAACCAAGGTGCTTCTAGGAAGAAAAGATCTGGGAAAGTTGTCCCTCTTGCAGAGGCTGCAAAAGGGTCAATAGTATTTCagcaagggaaaccatgttcatGCCAAGCTCGTCGGCACAGACTGGTGAGCAATTGTTTGTCTTGTGGCAAAATAGTTTGTGAACAAGAGGGGGAGGGGCCTTGCAGTTTTTGTGGCGCCCTTGTGCTTGGTGAAGGAAGCACATATGCTGGTCTAGATGAAAATGCGCTTCCCTTGTCAGATGCTGAAGCAGCAGCTGAAGCCTATGCAAAGAGGCTTGTTGAATACGATCGAAACTCTGCAGTGCGCACAACTGTTATTGATGACCAGAGTGATTATTACGATATAGAGGGGAACAGCTGGTTGTCGATGGAGGTACCTTATTCATTGCAACCTAAATAGTTGCAGCTTGCTAGCATATAGCTAACATGCGGGCACATGCTAATTCACTTGCTAGTAATTTCTTCTCAGGAAAAAGAACTTCTGAGGAAGAAACAAGAGGAGATTGCAGAAGCTGAGCGGGCCAGGCGTAACAAAGTGGTTATGACATTTGACTTGTTTGGCCGCAAGGTCTTATTTCTTTCCAATTAAACTGCATTTTGTGTGGTTCTCATTTGGTCTTGGTCCTGCATAAATCTTATATCTTACTGCAACTTAAATGGGGTTCCAGCAGTCTGGTCAGCTTTGGCTTTTGTTTACCACCATTCTATTTTTATCTGTCAAGTTATTTTTCTCGTCATATTCTGGCATTTTTATTTTATGACCATTACACAAGCTTTTTTTTTGTTCACCATATGTTTTGATTTAAATCATAGGTTGATTTTTCAACAGCATTAGTTAAACTTCTTGTTGAGAAGGGAGGAAAATATGTGTGTGATTGCACGTGCACGTGCATGTTGGAGAGAGTGGGAGAGATTATTCTCTCTCATTTCCCACCCCATGTATCTTTTTCTTTAGACTTGAGATATGTTTATTGCAGTTGTACAATTCAAAgtcttttttgaatatttttgggCAAAAGACAATGACCTTCCATGAGCTTTCAAAAACTCCAGTGACCTCCCCTGAAGTTTGTTCCAAGGACGTTCCTTGAGATTttccaaaaagacacaaaccttccCTTATATCTtacaaaaagacaagttttttgaGGGGAGGtctgtgtctttttggcaaaacCTTAGGGAAGGTTTGTggtatttttgaaacctcaagggaggtctatgacatttttgaaacctcagggaggtatctatctttttgccaaacctcaggggaggtcagCATCTTTTGCCCAATATTTTGTTTTGCTTATGGGGTTAATAGAGAGTCTCACTTGGCTGGGGCTACACAATGGGGGTTGCCCAAACCCTATCCCAAAATTCTGTCCATGACCTTGGGCATTCCAATGTTAGAACCATGAACCTCCATCCTGTATCTTCAATAGCCAACCATTGCACCTTCCCTTCCATTGATGctcataaatatttttatgtgTTTAGTTCTTAACAATAATAACTCGGTCTATAATTCTGTTTTTAATTTTGATAACTGGCTTCTACTTCATTAACTTGCATTTTGAATCTCATATGTATTACAGGTACTGATAAATGAAGATGAAGCTTCAGAACTAGAATCAGATAAAAGAATTCTACACCCACCAGATGAGAGAGAGGTGAACCGAATTAAACCAAATCCCAGTCTTAGAATTCAACCCATCTTTATTGACCCTGGCTGCAGTACGAAGCCTGTTAAGAAGAAACAACCAAGTAGGTTCCTGGATAACGGCTTGTGCTTGGATATAACAGGGAGGGTACAGCATGATAACCATGAATCAAAACATTTTATAATTGACAACCAGGAAGGAACAGCTTCAAATGGGAAGTTGTGGAGGAGACCATCTGTGAATGGAGATTCACGTCTAGTGGATGAAGGTGAATGTTCTTTGGATTACAATTGATTTCTGGGGTTTGTACTTTTTATGCTTGATTTAGTTGGCAAGTGCAGTGGTGCTCCAGAAAAACATtgaaatatttttggaaattgtTGTTTTATTAGAGTTGAACAAGTATAATGTTTGAAGGCAGAAACAGTAACATGAAAGTGCTGTATCTGCATGAGCTCTTGAGGGCGTCTCTACCATAATGGTTTACTAATATGCTGTTATATCCTGCCAAGTAAGGCGCAAAGCTTGCCATCTAGAATGATACTATTGCAAACTTCTTGTATTTGCTTTATAGACACTtgcgcaaaaaaaaaaatatatattattgtaatttttgtCCCCATATGATGAACTGAGCATGTCATTAAGTTGAATGTCATTTGTATTGATTCATGTACTGCCCATATGATGAAGATGAGCTACCATATttctctttttgtattttattgagTCTATTGACTGTATTATCCTGCAGGGAAAAAACATTTGCTTGAAAAAAATGTACATACAATGATGGAATCGGTTCTAACAAAACAACTGCTGAAAGCCATTGCATGCAAATTAATTTatgattgaaaattttgtttcagTTAATGGAAACAAAGTAAGATATCTCAATCCACTTGAGAAAACAAAAGCACCCCGGAGTGGGTGCACTTCCTAACCTAATGAGATTTTTATTAGTTATTATGAAGAGCAAGACTAAAGGACTTGAGGATTGTTAGAGTGGTTAATTTTCCTTAGAGGAAGGAGTACAACAGTAGCTAAGCGGCCATGGACAGCCTGCTGAAAGAGGTGTTCAGTGCGAGGAGGGGCCGTAATGCTCCATATCCAATTCTCATTTTGAAAGGCTTTCCTCAAGATTAATAGCCTACCAATAGGCTGATTATGAGGTGAAActatcttctaattttttttttttttggttagagCTCGATTTATACTCCCATGTTTGATGAAATAAAATGAGGAATTATATGATAAATGTGTAAATTTataaagtttaatttcattttattctatTGTATTTTTTCGTAtcacaaaaaatcataaaatcttatGAAAAAGAGAACGAATACAACTGAAAGGATTCATGACATAATATGCATTATTTATAGCTTCAGCctagaaatatttaggtaatttatattcattcagcatagtcctacccatttcctgcaatgacttattttttctttctaccacactaTTTTGTTGTAaagtcctaggtgcagaaaagttgtgtgacATGCTCTCTAGGTCACAATAACTTTCTATGCTATCGTTTTTGAATtcaatgcctctatcacttcttatgtgaatTATCTTAtagcttttttcattttgaattctcctgcataaCTTAGTAAACCGTTCACacgattcatttttatgtgagagaaacaaaacccatgtgaatctagaataatcatcaacaataacaaaagcatatgattttccaccaagactttgcacaaaattaggaccaaataagtcaaagtgaagcatttcaagtggtctagtggtggatatagatttctttttcttaaagtttgattttgtttgcttacccattttatatgcatcacaaattttatgtttcacaaatggtgttttaagCAAGCCTTTCACGAAGTCTTTTctcactagttttgacaacaaatccatgctagTGTGTCCTAAGTGTCTATGTCATAACCATCCAGTTTCATTTAttacagaaaaacaagttacttgttgcgaaactagattatcaaaagtatatacattttcatggcgattgattacgtgtcaaaagtgcgtaattaggcatttacaattattaatttaatattacaaTTTCACTTAAATGTCTGATTATGTCTCATATTTTAATCATTGAGTCCATtagataattttaagataattatcctattctTGTCgagaatttatgaatttttatatttaattattgcaGGACTTTCgtggaaaattaaagaagaataaaaaaaagaaagaaaataatattGCGTGAACCATAGATGGGCATGCAATTGCAAGAAGCCATCTGAGTTGGACCTCAAAAGGGAGCAGTTGGGCTTTAAAAATCACAAACAAGAAGGCCGTGGATTTGATGAGGTGACCGGCCATGCACGTGCACGTGGGCCCGAAATGGAGAAGCCCATGTGTTTGGTGTGTGCGTGAAAGGGGCTGCTAGAGCTTAAGGCCGAATTGCAAGCTGGGATGAGGCTCCAATGAATGGGAAAGTCAACAATTGTGGGCTTGAGTAGCTTTTGGGGCTGATGTGACCTACCCATGCAATCTAAGGAAGAAATCAATTGGGCTTGTGTGCCAAATTGGAGCCAAATTTGGATTGGGTAGTAAAGTTTGAAAAGTCAAAAAGTATGGGCTTAGGTTGCTTTTTGAGTAggctttattactttattattttccttagggttttttttttaatttttaaaaagggtTTCTTTTCGGTTTTAGTTGGGGGGGAaggtctttttgttttttttttggattacgcaccgggtatccacgtgtccgttttatggtccacgtgactaatcctgcgtcccttgaagttgatctcacaactccaaagggagggtaaatttagGAGTCCAGGGGCAGAAATGagcccgggagggtttgaacgcttgacctcgtgagaggcactcccgcagcccgcactGCCACCTCAACCACacccttgggggggggggggaggtctTCTGGGTAGAGGTCTTCTTTGTGGTGGTCTTCGCTCCTAGGGTCTCGCGCCGCACAGGGGGCAGCTGGGGTCTTCTTCGAGGGTCTCGCGCCGCAGCAGAGTAGGAAGCTGTGTGCATAGGAGCTCCATACTCTACGgccaccatctctctctctctctctctctctctctctctctctctctctctctctctctctcatctttctttctctaatcttttttgttagttgtttattgttatttattttcatttgtcattttaatacatgttttaatatttagtttCTGTTTAGTACTACATTGAGTATTTTTGCTTAGAGTTAATGTTGGGTCTAtttatgtttaaaaatattagtgGATTAAGTTTATTTGCAGATTAAATTAATGTTGAGTTTGTTTTATTGATGTGTTTAAGCtacttttatttttgttctcatctctttcttctttctcttctctcttccttgcCATTTAAGTTATTCACTTTAATGTTAGTTTAACgttttgtttaagtttaattctCTTTAGCCATTGTTGAAgctgaatatttttatttgagttatttttattgTGAGTTTAGTTTGTTATTGAATGAGTCttatttgctttatttttttgGTCAAGTTATCATTATGTTGAGTTGGGTGTTTAATCTTAAGTCATTGTTGAgggtttaattttagtttatctttgtttaattagtgagttgtttggttggttttatgcatgttaaatttttggtttaggttttgcGTCACTTCAATTTcatcacaaactttcaaaaatcccaagaaatcGAATCTgcaccatgttcagtaaaattgttttcttattttcttttcttgttttgagctagtttagaactaatctACATTCCCCGTGGAGATGATCTGGCCTATTTagactaattattacacgacataactcctatacttgggatagccctaatgctactcatttttagaagtgagtcaagtttttggcgccaatGCTAGGGAGTGCCAGAATTAGTTTTAATCTAGTgtttctccatttattttgatCTCTCTCATAATTTgaaaacacaatatatatatatatatatatatatatatatatatatatataatattttcaaaaaaaaaaaaagagctaaaATTTTTTTTGATCATGCTTGACTGCTGCTATGTTGGTGACTGTCTGCTATTTgggttgatgtttgatgccttgggttagaGACATTTCACATAGGTTATACAAACTGTCACCTAATACAGGTAGTAGGTTTCCTATTTCTATTGTTAGTGAGGacactgaaattgatttgagtgatctttttgaAGAGAATTTTGAGGAAACCATGGCTGAACCTCCACCCGCACCTCGcactttgaaagactttttgTAGCCTACACGCACCACTACACCATCCTGCATTGCTTTGCCAAataatgcaccgaatttcaccATTAAGTATAGTATGTTGTCAGTAATACCTTAGTtccacgggatggattctgagaaTCCTTACTAGCATCTGACCGATTTTGAGTTGGCATGTACTATCTTCATTACTAGAGTAggaactgatgaatacattaagcttcttttatttcctttttccttgaaggATAAAGCGAAGATCTAGTTTAATTCTCTAAGACCTAACTCTATTTCTGATTGGACTGACATGCaatgtgagttcttacataatttttttccttttcagagaacccagTTTCTATAGGAGTAAATCAGTCAGTTTATGCAGAGAGGCGATGAGACTTTCCAGActtgttgggaaaggttcaaaGAGCTGATTAATATTTGTTTgcatcatgggtttgagtcttggaggctggtaaa
The Malania oleifera isolate guangnan ecotype guangnan chromosome 13, ASM2987363v1, whole genome shotgun sequence DNA segment above includes these coding regions:
- the LOC131146276 gene encoding uncharacterized protein LOC131146276 — its product is MISTVRCFRTSWIYIGKPVPSVEECKRRKTKLYAFIQSVPRAEREGGRMGSPGEWLEKALVDLCKRMETGLALDSDMISGLVSYCELASPLDAKEYLDNIIGQEAGKSVIEEYMRQRGHLDLYSSTPEVSTSKLHAYVKPPSDERLVTGSKKPSRTPKEVAVSHDKVNQVSSETGDSRNSNKGNQGASRKKRSGKVVPLAEAAKGSIVFQQGKPCSCQARRHRLVSNCLSCGKIVCEQEGEGPCSFCGALVLGEGSTYAGLDENALPLSDAEAAAEAYAKRLVEYDRNSAVRTTVIDDQSDYYDIEGNSWLSMEEKELLRKKQEEIAEAERARRNKVVMTFDLFGRKVLINEDEASELESDKRILHPPDEREVNRIKPNPSLRIQPIFIDPGCSTKPVKKKQPSRFLDNGLCLDITGRVQHDNHESKHFIIDNQEGTASNGKLWRRPSVNGDSRLVDEGECSLDYN